A portion of the Stigmatella aurantiaca DW4/3-1 genome contains these proteins:
- a CDS encoding cysteine dioxygenase — MRVGERLRDVRVRPECLRPFLHFRRGRYTRNLIYREPRFEVVVNCWDEGTASPIHDHDGQECWFSIQAGHFLLENFPLLAGGRRAGPAVLGRPSVEGPVGPGHVDFRGEPDAIHRVSVLSGPGVSLHVYAAPVEQCLVFDARRQRCEWHRLSYYSVFGRPVKPPRPAELSERR; from the coding sequence ATGCGGGTAGGAGAGCGGCTGCGTGACGTGCGGGTGCGCCCGGAGTGTCTGAGGCCCTTCCTGCACTTCCGCCGTGGGCGCTACACGCGCAACCTCATCTACCGCGAGCCCCGGTTCGAGGTGGTGGTCAACTGCTGGGATGAGGGAACGGCCTCGCCCATCCATGACCACGACGGGCAGGAGTGCTGGTTCAGCATTCAGGCAGGGCACTTCTTGCTGGAGAACTTCCCGTTGCTGGCCGGGGGGCGCAGGGCGGGGCCTGCCGTGTTGGGCCGGCCCTCCGTGGAGGGGCCCGTGGGGCCAGGACACGTGGACTTCCGAGGGGAGCCCGACGCCATCCACCGCGTCTCCGTGCTGTCGGGGCCCGGCGTCTCGCTGCACGTCTACGCGGCCCCCGTGGAACAGTGCCTTGTCTTCGACGCCCGCCGCCAGCGCTGCGAGTGGCATCGGCTCTCGTATTATTCCGTTTTTGGCCGGCCCGTGAAGCCGCCTCGCCCCGCGGAGCTGTCCGAGCGGCGGTAG